The DNA sequence TCAAAGTTGGCCTTAATTTGAGCATGAACTCCTTTCCAAAATGTAATAATATGCATATAGCAGTACTCTAATGGAACATAGAAACATCTTAATGCTCTGTTTTCCTCATCCATATTTGAAACGAGCTATTCTAAGCATTTCTTCACTTCTATATTCTATCATTACTATCAACTCCATTTACAATTGAGTGACACTCTTGTAAACAGATGTATCAGTAATACTTTGTTTAGtggaaacaaaaactaaaaactaaaaactaaaaatCAAGAAAAGACGAACAATATGATGAAGAGCAAAACCAACATAAGAGGATCAAAAAGCTGCACAGAAACAGAAACCCCATTGAAAATGACATCACCAGGACAACTATCATTCTTGTTTTCCACATACAGCCCTACATTTCCTCCCAACTTCAACTTGTTCCCTCCAACTCCTCCTCCACAAATGAATGTGATTCTACCACTCAAATTGTTGTTCTCCAAGTTTATTTCATTACCAGACTTTAAAAGAAACCCAAATTCCTTAGGTACATGACCTTCAAGGTTGTTGTTATCAAGCCCAAGATAAGTCATATTTTTCAGATGAATTCCCATTGAAGCTGGGATTTCACCAACCAAGCCCATTTTAGAAAATCCTATTTTTTCAACACCGCCAAGTTTTTTCCATATTTCTGGAATCTTACCGGTGAGTGAGTTCCCACTCAAATGAACTTCTTTCATTCTGTAAAATTCTCTTAAGAACAAAGGGATACCATAGTTTCCTAAATGGTTGAAGCTTAAATCCAATAACTCCAACTTTTTCAAATGGATAAAACTCTCTGGGATTTTACAACCGAACTCATCATGGCTCAAGTTAAGTTTCAAAAGATTAACAAGATTCCCGACCTGTTCTGGGACACACCCTTGGAAGTCGTTATGACTGAGATCAAGAATCTCCAATTTCTCGAGCATTCCGATACTTGCCGGAACCTCGCCAGAGAGATTGTTTCTTGAGAGATTAAGCTGTTCAAGGTTATGAAAAACACTCATCTGCAGAGGAAGTTCACCATAGAAGCCGTTTCCGACCAAGATGAGTTTCTTGAGAGAGGTAAGGTTGCGGagaaaaggttcaagaggtgAAACAAGAGATGGATTGTCGATGAAGACGAGTTCTTGGATAGATGAAGGGAAAGAGGGAAGTGAAAGGAGGTGAATGGGTTTGTGCATGTTGTTGAAGCAGTTGGAGAAGGAGATTTTGCGAAGGTATGGGAACGGGGTGAAGAGAGAAGGGTCGAGAGTAGC is a window from the Vicia villosa cultivar HV-30 ecotype Madison, WI unplaced genomic scaffold, Vvil1.0 ctg.002484F_1_1, whole genome shotgun sequence genome containing:
- the LOC131638924 gene encoding piriformospora indica-insensitive protein 2-like encodes the protein MAFLWFIFILFILSSQNKPPIDPLEQNALYHLLSSLNPTIPWTALFPDDLCVTAPRFVVCESHRQQNQTTKSHIVQLTFPPCSPNATLDPSLFTPFPYLRKISFSNCFNNMHKPIHLLSLPSFPSSIQELVFIDNPSLVSPLEPFLRNLTSLKKLILVGNGFYGELPLQMSVFHNLEQLNLSRNNLSGEVPASIGMLEKLEILDLSHNDFQGCVPEQVGNLVNLLKLNLSHDEFGCKIPESFIHLKKLELLDLSFNHLGNYGIPLFLREFYRMKEVHLSGNSLTGKIPEIWKKLGGVEKIGFSKMGLVGEIPASMGIHLKNMTYLGLDNNNLEGHVPKEFGFLLKSGNEINLENNNLSGRITFICGGGVGGNKLKLGGNVGLYVENKNDSCPGDVIFNGVSVSVQLFDPLMLVLLFIILFVFS